AAATAAAGGATTAATTATGGATTTTTATACCAAAATTAAAAATAGATATTCTGTTCGAGAATATGATACTTCTAAAGAGATTTCGCAAGATGATTACAACAAAATTATTGACGTTATCAATTCAGCACCTAATTCATCAAACTGACATTCATCAAGCGTTATTGTTGTCCGTGACAAAAATCTTTTAGAACGTCTAGGAGCAACTAGTAAGTATACCGGCGCTATTAAAACCTGCAGTATGTTTTTAATTTTTCTAGCAGATTATAATCGCCTTAATAATGCACAAGATAAATATTCCCAGAGTATGAATATACCAATCATTCTTCTGAGTCATATACTGTCGCTGTCGGAGACGCTTTCATTCAAGCAACTATGGCACAAGACATAGCGATTGAATTAGGCTTAAGCACTTGTTTTTTAGGTTTAACTAGAACTATTGTTAAAGAATTAACTGAAATTTTAGAAATTAAAGGCCAAGCTTTCCCTGTTATTGGCTTAACAATTGGTTACGCTAAAAACAATGGTGAAATTAAACCAAAAATGAACCGCGTGTTTAATGACCGTTATGATTTTGAACGTTTAAAATCAGATATAGAGAATTATAATCATAAATTAATATCTCATTTCAGTAAGATAAATCCCGATAAAAAAGCATGAAGCTATCAAGAAGCAACCATGAAATCAGCTTCTAGTTATAAAATGGATACAGATCTAATTGAAGATATTTGAGGATTAAAACTTCAAAAATAAATGACCCCGCAGGGTCATTTTTTAATGAGGTTAAGATATAATTGATGAATATGTTGCGTGTGCTATAACTGTTCATACTGGTAAAGCTAAAAGACAACACAACGTTCCAAGAGAGTTTACTTCAGCAGTAAAGGTCGTGTGTTCGTGTTTATAAGCGGCTGAGAAGATAATTGTAACCGCTGCAGGTGGACACGCAGCTAGAACAACAATAAGTGTTCCGGTTTGGCTGTTAATAGCACGTAGATATACTAAACCTGCAATAATACCAAAAATAACTAATGGTCTAATAATTAGCATTCTTGCAGTTGTAATTCAAACATCCTTATCAACAGCAGCTTTTTTAAGATTTGAGCTGGCTAATGAACCACCGATAACGATTCACGCAAGAGGAGAAATAATGCTTATACCAGCTTTAACAATTACACCTATAGCTGGGAATCTAACTAATAATCCTTCTCAGAATTGTTTACCCTTTGTAACATCCGTAGCAAAATTGAACGGGTCTGAAGGGTTAGTTGTTAACTTAGCATTTAGGCCTGGTATAAATTGAAGTGCTCATAATATCATTGACGCATATAAAATTACAAGCATAGGAGTAAATAAAGCTTTAACTACTGGTTTAACTTGATCTTTTGTAAATTTTTGACCTGAATATTGGAATTTTAAATATGAGAATGCACCAATCATGTATGGTAGGTTTCATACTTGAAGCAGTGCTGTACCTGTTCCGCCAAAAACTTCTTTTCCCAATACGTTTACAAGAGGTACTGCTTAGAATTGAAGTGATGCATAGGAAACCATCATTTGAGCGGCTAGGATTTTTTGAGCATAGCTTTCAACATACGCTTCTTCGTACTTAACTGACGTTGCTGATTTGTCAGACTTTTCGTATGCTAAGCGAGCTTTTGCTCTTAATTTTGTTGAAATTAAGCGTGGGAAAAACTTAACAATTACAAAACTATATACAGCCATTAAAATATAGAATGCTGCCGATAGC
The Mycoplasmopsis californica genome window above contains:
- a CDS encoding nitroreductase family protein; this encodes MDFYTKIKNRYSVREYDTSKEISQDDYNKIIDVINSAPNSSNWHSSSVIVVRDKNLLERLGATSKYTGAIKTCSMFLIFLADYNRLNNAQDKYSQSMNIPIILLSHILSLSETLSFKQLWHKT
- a CDS encoding nitroreductase family protein, translated to MAQDIAIELGLSTCFLGLTRTIVKELTEILEIKGQAFPVIGLTIGYAKNNGEIKPKMNRVFNDRYDFERLKSDIENYNHKLISHFSKINPDKKAWSYQEATMKSASSYKMDTDLIEDIWGLKLQK
- a CDS encoding AEC family transporter; amino-acid sequence: MGKEVFGGTGTALLQVWNLPYMIGAFSYLKFQYSGQKFTKDQVKPVVKALFTPMLVILYASMILWALQFIPGLNAKLTTNPSDPFNFATDVTKGKQFWEGLLVRFPAIGVIVKAGISIISPLAWIVIGGSLASSNLKKAAVDKDVWITTARMLIIRPLVIFGIIAGLVYLRAINSQTGTLIVVLAACPPAAVTIIFSAAYKHEHTTFTAEVNSLGTLCCLLALPVWTVIAHATYSSIIS